A genomic segment from Peromyscus maniculatus bairdii isolate BWxNUB_F1_BW_parent chromosome 11, HU_Pman_BW_mat_3.1, whole genome shotgun sequence encodes:
- the Ctse gene encoding cathepsin E, with protein MKSLLVLLLVLLDLGQAQGAVNRVPLRRHQSLRKKLRAQGQLSDFWKSQNLDMIQFSESCNVDQSTNEPLINYLDMEYFGTISIGSPPQNFTVIFDTGSSNLWVPSVYCTSPACKTHPVFHPSQSSTYEEVGSHFFIHYGTGSLTGIIGADQVSVQGLTVDGQQFGESVKEPGQTFVNAEFDGILGLGYPSLAAGGVTPVFDNMMAQNLVDLPMFSVYLSSDPEHGSGSELTFGGYDSSHFSGSLNWIPVTKQGYWQIALDGIQVGDTVMFCSEGCQAIVDTGTSLITGPSDKIKQLQEAIGATPMDGEYAVDCASLNTMPNVAFLINGVSYTLSPTAYILPDLVDGMQFCGSGFQGLDIPPPAGPLWILGDVFIRQFYSVFDRGNNQVGLAPAVP; from the exons ATGAAATCCCTCCTGGTGCTACTGCTGGTGCTCCTGGACCTGGGACAGGCCCAAGGAGCTGTGAACAG GGTGCCCCTCAGAAGGCACCAGTCCCTCCGGAAGAAGCTGCGGGCCCAAGGCCAGCTCTCAGACTTCTGGAAGTCCCAGAACTTGGACATGATCCAGTTCAGCGAGTCCTGTAATGTGGACCAGAGTACCAATGAGCCACTCATCAACTACCTGGAT ATGGAGTACTTCGGCACTATCTCCATTGGCTCCCCACCACAGAACTTCACCGTCATCTTTGACACCGGCTCCTCCAACCTCTGGGTCCCTTCGGTTTACTGTACCAGCCCAGCATGCA AGACACACCCGGTGTTCCACCCATCCCAGTCCAGCACATATGAGGAGGTAGGGAGTCATTTCTTCATCCACTATGGTACCGGGAGCCTGACAGGAATCATCGGAGCTGACcaagtctct GTGCAAGGGCTGACTGTGGATGGCCAGCAGTTTGGAGAAAGCGTTAAGGAGCCTGGCCAGACCTTTGTGAATGCGGAGTTTGATGGGATTCTGGGCCTGGGATACCCCTCACTGGCTGCTGGAGGGGTGACCCCAGTGTTTGACAACATGATGGCCCAGAACCTTGTGGATCTGCCTATGTTCTCTGTCTACTTGAGCAG TGACCCAGAACATGGCTCAGGCAGTGAGCTGACTTTCGGAGGCTACGACTCCTCTCATTTCTCTGGGAGCCTCAACTGGATCCCAGTCACCAAGCAAGGCTACTGGCAGATTGCGCTGGATGG AATCCAGGTGGGAGACACGGTGATGTTCTGCTCTGAGGGCTGCCAGGCCATTGTGGACACAGGGACCTCCCTCATCACTGGCCCCTCTGACAAGATCAAACAGCTTCAAGAGGCCATTGGGGCCACACCCATGGATGGAGAA TACGCTGTGGACTGTGCCTCCCTCAACACGATGCCAAATGTCGCCTTCCTCATCAACGGGGTTTCATATACCCTCAGCCCAACTGCCTATATCCTGCCG GACTTAGTGGATGGCATGCAGTTCTGCGGCAGTGGCTTTCAAGGACTTGACATTCCACCGCCTGCCGGGCCCCTCTGGATCCTGGGGGACGTCTTCATCCGGCAGTTTTATTCGGTCTTTGACCGTGGCAATAACCAAGTGGGGCTGGCCCCTGCGGTCCCCTAA